The following nucleotide sequence is from Triticum dicoccoides isolate Atlit2015 ecotype Zavitan chromosome 7B, WEW_v2.0, whole genome shotgun sequence.
CAGGGCAAccatgggcacaaaccaaacatgccCTTATTAAGCCCCAGAACTACATAACCAGTGAGCTCCAAACTGGCAAGGAGTTATATTAAACCCTACAGTGGTTTTGAGGGTGGTACTGAATATATAGCTCAATGATTTGGATTAGTTGCCAACAGACTCCGACATCACCCAGATCAACATTTGAGGGTATATTGGACAACTTTGGATAGTTCATGGCATAAATTAGAAATTTTGTAGTTCACTGGTGTCATTTTATAAGCCGTCTTGAGGTATGGCAAGTACGATAAAATACTATCACGATTAAAAACATGTTGGCATTTCTTCAGTTCTAGTGAAAACAAGAATTATTTCTCATGTATTACAATTAACAGTTGGTACGATCTAATATGgagtcaacatgcattaaaattttctTCTAAAACCATTGCTTTGAAAATTCAAAGTACGCATACTGCCAATTGTTATATAACAATATCCATGCTATCCAGTATGAACTGCAAAGTGTGTCTCAAACAGATTCGCGGTTGGTGGGATAATGCCTCCATGGCCCAACAAAGCACTGAGCATACATGTGTCAAtatgaagaaaagaaaaaacatatACATCAGAACATACCACCGCGGATGAAAATAGTTACAGCTTTGGAATTGGCACACTTCTCGATGTAAAGCATCCGATCTTTTGTTGTTCCAAATGACTTCTCTCTGACTAACCCAGCCTATTTAAGCAGCACAAGCAAACAAACATAAATCTTATGTTTTACAAAGCAAATTAAGATGGCTACCAAGCATGTGCCATTCAAAGTTCAAACAATACATCCTCTGTTTTCTCTAGTATAACTGCTGTTCCAAAGTGCAAGGCATTCACATGGTGTTTTCAAGAAACTGACTAAACAACCAACTCAGCTACCAAGAATAGCAAGATGGTTGAATTAGGGTTGTAGATAAATCATTCAGCATATCAAACAGTGGTGAATGGCCTGCCTCAGAAACCCACACATGGTTACATTCACTCTCTGTTGAACCAAATGCATGCATATTACTTGTTCGAAAAAAGATAGACAGATCAGGTTATACCTTCCCAAGCTTTTCGGTAGTCAACTCTTGGAACCTTGGAACAATCCTCCCTCCTGCAGGCAGTTCTCAAATGTTATGTACTGCCATAAAATATAATTTAGAATCACATGAAGAGAGGTAGGTTACCTGTCGCAATGGCAATTAATTCTAATTCAACACCACCAACCCATCTGACAGCCGGCAGCTCCCTTTGCATGAGTAAATGATTGGCTTCATCATCAAACCCCCATTGACAAATAACTAGGGTTGCACCAACATCCTATAAAATGTACATAGTTACACGATTATGTTTTGAGCAAATCACACACTGAACATAAAAAATAGATTGATGTGCATACACTTCGTGCAGCATAACATAAGTAACATAAATGTCAATAAAGGGAGGTAGGAAGTGTTTTTTGCAGCCTAAGGGTATTAACAATAATGTATCCTACATATATCTAAGAGAGTCATCCCCAATAACTTATTTATAACACATGAAAGCATGCCACACCACCATACAATTATATACGGGATAAGGCCgacctcaacatgcaaccatgcatgggaAAAGATCTCCCACAACATGCAACTATGCATGGGAAATTATTTTTCATTCTATTAttctacttatattcaataaatattttacaactatAAATAATCAAATACAGTAAGTCGTATGTATTTTTAATTTTGGTTCACGTCTTATCAATCAAAATATTTATATTCCACACAATCAAATCTCATTAAAATTAATATATTGCAACGAATTCCCACAGCAACACGTGAGGTACCATCTAGTTATTGTAAAAGAGCACACATCACAAACCAAGAATACAAAAACAAGCTACTCCACAATATATAAACAGTTTGTCCTTTATACGCGTTTACCTTGCATTTCTGAACCATGTCATCGAAGTATTTCTGCTCTTGCCCACGGAGTGTCTGGAATTTCTCTACAGTGTCAATGTCAACCTTATGCTTTGTCTTAGGTTTCGGGGGCTCAAATGGGCAGGTCAGAATGGCAATGTGAGCATCCTCAATTCTCTTTGGCATTTGGGGGTGGCTCATATCTTTGTCAACAATGATTCCTTGTACTAGCTCAGTATCCTCGAGCTTCCCACCAACCTTACCTTCAACCTTAATCAAGTCCAAATTTACATCTTTCCTTTCCAAATCAGCAACCGCAAGGACTGCTTTGACAGCAATCTCAGCTAGAGCCCGCTTACAACGGCTAACACTGTAGAATCAGAATAATTGGACGGGTCAGAAAGGTTGTAATAACCTATGTAAAATGTACCCATACAGAAATACTCCATCCATTACACATTTACACTATATCATCAGCCCGCCATGCACACAGACCAACGCTAACACTAAGAAAGAGTTAGCAAAAAATGATTCAGATGATTATGCAAAGACATACCACAATGGCATGTGACAACCACTTTAACATCTAGTAAGGCAATAAAGCAAGGCTACAGTGTGGAAGTATTGCATCCACACTTTTCATTTCCTCAACTGTAAGTTATTTGAAACACATTTCACTTGAGGTCAAGGACGGTTATACTAAAACGGAAGGGATACTTCCAACTTCTAAGGCTGTAACAAATAGTTTTTCTGCTATACCAGAATATTTCTTTCATGTAATGTCGATTCTAGAAGTAGAACTGTGGAATTGGTATTATTGTACAAAATGAGCTCAAGAGACAACAGGATAAGACAGTAACATCTGCAATTAAAATGACACCAGAAATTCTACAAAAATGTAGGCAAGTATACTGTCCTTAAATTGTGTTCTCGCAAAACAAAGGGAACAAAACTGGCAACATGTTCCCCTGACAGCCTGCCTGTTGCAGACAAATGTGAAGCCCGATTCAAgccaaaataatactccctccgtcccgaattagttgtcttagatttgtccagatgcggatgtatctagacacgttttagtgttaggtacatccatatctagacaaatctaagacaaccaATTTGGGACGGAGGTAATATCTTATAACTCAGTTCTAAAGCAGCTGACTGATTAAGCACAATATGTTATTACTCACATCTTTGAGGACAAAGTTGTCATGCAGGTCTGCACCAAAGGCTCTATGTCTGTAGCACTGAACTCATATTTCGTGGAGATGCTTTCAAGGTGATCAACAGCTATCCTCGACGCCATCTCATAACCTTCGGCAATCCTTATTGGGTGAATACCACGTTCCAGCAGCTTCTCAGCCTGCTCCAGAAGCGACCCAGCCAGGACCACAACCCCGGTGGTACCATCTCCAATGTCATAGTCTTGACTGCGGGACAACTCCACCATGAGCTTCGCAATCTGGT
It contains:
- the LOC119338021 gene encoding T-complex protein 1 subunit epsilon — protein: MALAFDEYGRPFIILREQEKKSRLQGLDAQKANIAAGKSVARILRTSLGPKGMDKMLQSPDGDVTITNDGATILELMDVDNQIAKLMVELSRSQDYDIGDGTTGVVVLAGSLLEQAEKLLERGIHPIRIAEGYEMASRIAVDHLESISTKYEFSATDIEPLVQTCMTTLSSKIVSRCKRALAEIAVKAVLAVADLERKDVNLDLIKVEGKVGGKLEDTELVQGIIVDKDMSHPQMPKRIEDAHIAILTCPFEPPKPKTKHKVDIDTVEKFQTLRGQEQKYFDDMVQKCKDVGATLVICQWGFDDEANHLLMQRELPAVRWVGGVELELIAIATGGRIVPRFQELTTEKLGKAGLVREKSFGTTKDRMLYIEKCANSKAVTIFIRGGNKMMIEETKRSIHDALCVARNLIINNSIVYGGGSAEISCSIAVDAAADRHPGVEQYAIRAFADALDAIPLALAENSGLPPIDTLTVVKSQHVKENNSRCGIDCNDVGTNDMKEQNVFETLIGKQQQILLATQVVKMILKIDDVITPSEY